Proteins encoded within one genomic window of Halobacteroides halobius DSM 5150:
- the mfd gene encoding transcription-repair coupling factor has translation MGDNLLTVLQGEKLNKLESYYQRAQSGELIGLEGSGKNFFLANLYLQLEDDILIVTANDQRADTIYEDLVRLLEPNQVMLFSQLEILPHEPLEIEETIKLERLSALEAAITKEPRVIIAPIQALLEVIMPAQIYQDKVFRIHPGQKLSTDDLISKLRQSGYQRVEQVQTRGQFSIRGGIIDIYSYTINLPVRIELFGDQVESIRQFEVANQRSTSQLDSIMITPATEFIFPSNLKEGIKDIQADLDTRLKELSGEQEEQLKKIIKQDLEFLDEQVDIVEKRQYLSYFYQSATLLDYVSGLIVCDNWLQIKQQAITYLNSIQERYNNLLNQGKVLPSYQDYFVEFNDLFFTDQNPKLYLSPTKKKLEDITSQFDLNLTAQNLESLHGQLDLLVDQLKKYRKQDYQIIIGLSNLKQANRLQKKLQEDNLTAVVIEEIKEQINSNNIILTVSNLSKGFIFPEAKFLFYTTSELFKQAKRQRKRAKNFDQGSKISSFTELNEGNYVVHENHGIGKYLGIKTLEVQGNSEDYLVVKYAGDDKLYIPTDQVDLIGKYVGMDDNEPKLHKLDSDNWAKAKARVKKSVEEMAEDLLELYAKREMATGYAFSKDTEWQVDFEAAFPYQETPDQLKAIEEVKADMESEQPMDRLLCGDVGYGKTEVAIRAMFKAVMDGKQVAFLVPTTILAQQHWNNLIDRFSEYPVNVSMLSRFRTAKEQQKIIEDLEAGRTDIIIGTHRLLSQDIKFNNLGLVVVDEEQRFGVTQKEKLKGIKENIDILTLTATPIPRTLHMSLVGIRDISVIETAPKNRYPIRTYVGEYKDELVKDALVKELNRDGQIYVVHNRVKDIKEVASQMQSLVPQAEIAVAHGQMNEKRLERLMLDFLEGNFDILVSTTIIETGMDIPNVNTIIINQADKMGLAQLYQLRGRVGRSNRIAYAYLLYDQGRILSEIAEKRLKAIKEFTSLGSGFKIAMRDLEIRGAGNILGPEQHGHIEAVGFSLYCKLLETAIKKLQNKEEAERKVKMELKVDAYLPADYIADSKQKIEVYKEIKTISTLEEQTELVNQLQDRFGKLPPAVKRLLKLTKLRILARKLLVEEITEKNDKVKLIFSADCKLEGADFLKLGQQFSGIRVVASKQPKLEVKSKDLEDKQKINLLLDILACLTPNF, from the coding sequence ATGGGGGATAATTTATTAACAGTTTTACAAGGAGAAAAATTAAATAAGTTAGAATCATATTACCAAAGGGCTCAAAGTGGAGAATTAATTGGCTTAGAGGGTAGTGGGAAGAACTTCTTTTTGGCTAATTTATATTTGCAATTAGAAGATGATATATTAATTGTTACGGCAAATGACCAACGAGCAGATACTATTTATGAAGATTTAGTTAGGTTACTAGAACCCAATCAAGTAATGTTATTTTCTCAACTTGAGATTTTACCACATGAGCCATTAGAAATTGAAGAAACAATTAAATTAGAGAGATTGAGTGCTTTAGAAGCAGCTATAACAAAGGAACCAAGGGTAATTATTGCTCCAATTCAAGCACTATTAGAGGTTATTATGCCTGCTCAGATATATCAAGATAAAGTATTTCGGATTCATCCAGGCCAGAAATTATCTACTGATGATCTTATTTCTAAGTTAAGGCAAAGTGGTTATCAGCGAGTTGAACAAGTACAAACCAGGGGCCAATTTAGTATTAGAGGCGGTATAATAGATATTTATTCTTACACTATAAATCTACCAGTAAGAATTGAACTATTTGGTGATCAAGTTGAATCGATCCGTCAGTTTGAAGTGGCTAATCAGCGTTCTACTTCTCAATTAGATAGCATTATGATTACTCCAGCTACTGAATTTATTTTTCCTTCTAATTTAAAAGAAGGTATAAAAGATATTCAGGCTGATCTGGATACTAGATTAAAAGAATTGAGTGGTGAACAAGAAGAGCAACTAAAAAAAATAATTAAGCAGGATCTAGAATTTTTAGACGAACAGGTTGATATTGTGGAAAAGAGGCAGTATTTAAGTTATTTTTATCAGTCTGCCACTTTACTTGATTATGTAAGTGGGTTAATTGTCTGTGATAACTGGCTACAAATTAAACAACAGGCTATTACTTATTTAAATAGCATTCAAGAAAGATATAATAACCTTTTAAACCAAGGAAAGGTATTACCTAGTTATCAAGATTATTTTGTAGAATTTAATGATTTATTTTTTACAGATCAAAATCCAAAATTATATTTATCGCCTACTAAGAAGAAGCTAGAAGATATAACTTCTCAATTTGACCTTAATCTTACTGCACAAAATTTAGAATCATTACATGGCCAACTAGATTTATTAGTTGATCAATTGAAAAAGTATAGGAAGCAGGATTACCAAATTATAATTGGACTTTCTAATTTAAAGCAGGCTAATAGATTACAAAAAAAGTTACAGGAAGATAATCTAACAGCAGTCGTTATAGAAGAAATTAAAGAGCAGATAAACTCTAATAACATTATTTTAACAGTCAGTAATTTAAGCAAAGGATTTATTTTCCCAGAGGCTAAATTTTTATTTTATACTACAAGTGAATTGTTTAAACAAGCTAAACGGCAACGCAAGAGAGCTAAAAATTTTGATCAAGGTAGTAAGATATCTTCTTTTACAGAGCTTAATGAAGGGAATTATGTTGTCCATGAGAATCATGGGATTGGAAAGTATTTAGGGATTAAAACTTTAGAGGTACAAGGTAATAGTGAAGATTATTTAGTGGTTAAGTATGCTGGGGATGATAAATTATATATCCCAACTGATCAAGTAGATTTAATTGGAAAGTATGTAGGAATGGATGATAATGAGCCTAAATTGCATAAATTAGATAGTGATAATTGGGCCAAGGCCAAAGCCCGAGTAAAAAAATCAGTAGAAGAGATGGCTGAAGATTTATTGGAGTTGTATGCCAAACGGGAGATGGCTACCGGGTATGCTTTTAGTAAAGATACTGAGTGGCAGGTAGATTTTGAGGCAGCTTTTCCTTATCAAGAGACACCTGACCAGTTAAAAGCGATTGAAGAGGTTAAAGCTGATATGGAATCTGAACAGCCTATGGATAGATTACTATGTGGAGATGTTGGTTATGGTAAAACGGAAGTAGCTATTAGAGCAATGTTTAAGGCTGTAATGGATGGAAAGCAGGTAGCTTTTTTGGTTCCTACAACCATTTTAGCGCAGCAACATTGGAATAACCTAATAGATAGATTCAGTGAGTATCCGGTTAATGTTAGTATGTTAAGTAGGTTTAGAACTGCTAAAGAACAACAGAAAATAATAGAAGATTTAGAAGCAGGCAGAACAGATATTATTATAGGAACACATAGGCTATTATCTCAGGATATAAAATTTAATAATTTAGGATTGGTGGTTGTTGATGAGGAACAAAGATTTGGAGTCACTCAGAAGGAAAAATTAAAAGGAATCAAAGAAAATATTGATATTTTAACTTTAACAGCTACTCCTATTCCTAGAACTTTACATATGTCTTTAGTAGGTATTAGAGATATCAGTGTGATTGAAACAGCCCCTAAAAATAGGTATCCAATTAGGACCTATGTAGGGGAGTATAAAGATGAGTTGGTTAAAGATGCATTAGTTAAAGAATTAAATCGGGATGGACAGATTTATGTAGTTCATAATCGAGTTAAGGATATTAAAGAAGTAGCAAGCCAAATGCAAAGCTTAGTACCTCAAGCTGAAATTGCAGTAGCTCATGGTCAGATGAATGAAAAGAGATTAGAGAGACTAATGCTTGACTTTTTAGAAGGGAATTTTGATATTTTGGTCTCTACTACAATTATTGAAACAGGTATGGATATTCCGAATGTAAATACGATTATTATTAATCAAGCTGATAAGATGGGCTTGGCCCAATTATATCAATTACGAGGACGAGTAGGTAGAAGTAACCGGATTGCGTATGCTTATTTATTATACGACCAAGGTCGGATTTTATCGGAGATAGCAGAAAAAAGACTTAAAGCTATTAAAGAATTCACTAGCTTAGGATCCGGATTTAAAATTGCTATGCGTGATTTAGAGATTAGAGGAGCTGGGAATATTCTAGGGCCAGAGCAGCATGGACATATTGAAGCCGTTGGTTTTTCATTATATTGTAAGTTGTTAGAGACAGCTATTAAGAAATTGCAAAATAAAGAAGAAGCAGAAAGAAAAGTTAAGATGGAACTGAAGGTTGATGCGTATCTTCCGGCTGATTATATTGCTGATTCTAAACAAAAAATTGAGGTTTATAAAGAGATAAAAACTATTAGTACTTTAGAGGAACAAACTGAATTAGTTAATCAATTACAGGATAGATTCGGTAAGTTACCTCCAGCAGTAAAGAGGTTATTGAAATTAACTAAGTTAAGAATCTTGGCCCGGAAGTTATTGGTAGAAGAGATAACAGAGAAAAATGATAAAGTAAAATTAATTTTCAGTGCTGATTGTAAGTTAGAAGGAGCAGACTTTTTAAAGTTAGGACAACAATTTTCTGGTATACGAGTAGTAGCTAGTAAACAACCTAAATTAGAAGTTAAGAGTAAAGATTTAGAAGATAAGCAAAAGATTAATTTATTATTAGATATTTTGGCTTGTTTAACTCCTAATTTTTAA
- the spoVT gene encoding stage V sporulation protein T — translation MKATGIVRRIDDLGRVVIPKEIRRTMRIREGEPLEIFVDRDGEVILKKYSPIGELGEFAQEYVDSLAEVTGNIACVLDKDAVVAVAGSKKKKFIDKPASNLAKTVMENQEIKIINERSEEIFCDGIYGEDEADFTAQVLVPIVSQGESIGVVALASYQEGSSMGDLEIKLADTAAGFLAKQMED, via the coding sequence ATGAAAGCAACAGGAATTGTAAGGCGGATAGATGATTTAGGTAGAGTAGTAATTCCAAAAGAGATTCGCAGAACAATGAGAATTAGAGAAGGTGAGCCTTTAGAGATTTTTGTTGACCGTGATGGAGAAGTAATTTTGAAAAAATATTCTCCTATTGGAGAATTAGGAGAATTTGCTCAAGAATATGTAGATTCTCTTGCAGAAGTAACGGGTAATATTGCTTGTGTTTTAGATAAAGATGCTGTTGTGGCAGTAGCTGGAAGTAAAAAGAAAAAATTTATTGATAAACCAGCTAGTAATTTAGCTAAAACAGTTATGGAGAATCAAGAAATTAAAATAATTAATGAAAGGTCGGAAGAAATCTTTTGTGATGGCATCTATGGCGAAGATGAGGCAGATTTTACAGCTCAAGTATTAGTACCTATTGTTTCTCAAGGTGAGTCTATTGGAGTTGTAGCTTTAGCTTCTTATCAAGAGGGATCCTCTATGGGAGACTTAGAAATTAAGTTAGCAGATACTGCTGCTGGTTTTTTAGCTAAACAGATGGAAGATTAA